One genomic segment of Chitinophaga sancti includes these proteins:
- a CDS encoding RagB/SusD family nutrient uptake outer membrane protein codes for MKRFKKIAVYTSLALLPVLANSCTNLDEKAYDTLLTNNFYNNKNEVVSAVLRPYTHANAWITPGQSGWWRLSELSADQLAWPQKGRHGYDNGQWIRLHYHTWTVDESTVRNCWNLLWTGLGFCNDAIGNIDSRDASAMGLTQEEKDGFTGELRLLRAFHYLRLMDIYGNIPIVTKVGDPVSPETKPRAEVFSFIEQEIKDNLDKSPVLSKALLGRMSRAGGYAMLAELYLNAEKWSGTARWDDCIAACDALINNTAGGMNGAMALDTNLTDTYKPANDLSKEIIFSIAYDYIVSNFAPQWPGDFYHFNQSQINGNPINGNDGVVMIPGVYTTFEDADKRKSEWMLYGPQWKYGSNGTDPVICSGGNEYDGQQLVFVDNIRKNAQGSTVSDMTQGEENSGVRFNKYRLGPLSDPSYRSCDWAVYRLSWIYFVKAEAIMRKNGGVATQEAVDLVNTIKQRAYSAADWPAHQYTVATLTLDELLAELGREFIFEGYRRQELIRFGKYTTGTWWDHVASDSYRELFPIPRTQLQLNANLKQNDGYPN; via the coding sequence ATGAAACGATTTAAAAAGATAGCTGTATATACAAGTTTAGCTTTACTTCCGGTACTGGCGAATAGCTGTACTAACCTGGATGAAAAAGCATACGATACACTGCTTACTAACAACTTCTATAATAACAAGAACGAAGTAGTGTCTGCCGTACTCAGACCTTACACCCACGCAAATGCATGGATCACCCCTGGCCAGAGTGGCTGGTGGCGTTTGAGCGAGCTCTCTGCCGATCAGCTGGCATGGCCACAGAAAGGTCGTCATGGTTACGATAATGGTCAGTGGATCCGTCTGCATTACCATACCTGGACTGTAGATGAATCTACAGTACGAAACTGCTGGAACCTGTTGTGGACAGGTCTGGGTTTCTGTAATGACGCCATTGGTAATATCGATAGTCGTGATGCAAGTGCGATGGGCCTTACACAGGAAGAGAAAGATGGCTTTACGGGTGAACTGCGTTTACTGCGTGCTTTCCATTACCTGCGCCTGATGGATATTTATGGCAATATTCCAATCGTCACTAAAGTGGGTGACCCTGTCAGCCCCGAAACAAAGCCTCGTGCGGAGGTATTTTCATTCATCGAGCAGGAGATCAAAGACAATCTTGATAAGAGCCCTGTGCTGTCAAAAGCATTGCTGGGTCGTATGTCCAGAGCAGGTGGTTATGCTATGCTCGCTGAATTGTACCTGAATGCTGAAAAATGGTCTGGTACTGCACGCTGGGATGATTGTATCGCTGCCTGCGATGCGCTCATTAATAATACCGCCGGAGGTATGAACGGTGCAATGGCACTGGATACGAATCTGACAGATACTTATAAACCAGCTAACGATCTGTCAAAAGAAATAATCTTCTCTATTGCTTACGACTATATTGTCTCAAACTTTGCACCACAGTGGCCTGGTGATTTCTATCACTTTAACCAGAGCCAGATCAATGGTAACCCGATCAATGGGAATGATGGGGTAGTAATGATACCTGGTGTGTATACTACATTTGAAGATGCTGATAAGCGTAAGAGCGAGTGGATGCTGTATGGCCCACAGTGGAAGTATGGATCTAATGGTACTGATCCGGTAATTTGTAGTGGAGGTAATGAGTATGATGGCCAGCAGCTGGTATTTGTGGATAACATCCGGAAGAATGCACAGGGAAGCACTGTTTCTGATATGACACAGGGAGAAGAGAACAGTGGCGTGCGTTTTAACAAATACAGACTCGGTCCATTGAGTGATCCAAGTTATCGTAGTTGTGACTGGGCAGTATATCGTTTGTCATGGATATATTTTGTAAAGGCAGAGGCGATTATGCGTAAGAATGGCGGGGTGGCTACACAGGAGGCCGTTGACCTGGTGAATACAATTAAACAACGTGCTTATAGTGCGGCGGATTGGCCTGCGCATCAGTATACTGTTGCTACACTCACATTGGATGAGTTGCTGGCTGAATTGGGCCGGGAGTTCATTTTTGAAGGGTATAGAAGGCAGGAGCTGATTCGTTTTGGGAAGTATACGACAGGTACATGGTGGGATCATGTGGCTTCTGATAGTTACAGAGAGTTGTTCCCGATTCCAAGAACGCAGTTGCAGTTGAATGCGAACCTGAAACAGAATGATGGGTATCCGAACTAA
- a CDS encoding kelch repeat-containing protein, translating into MPGLTSSDVVKNHLFITTILLSLFALLPCGLYAQDVYGLEFAGKKIAQELRTSLNLFPDNPLTVKDDCDLSFDLSFAPGYDSYFGYIFRITNELGQNTDLIYSNQTQSINLVSGDEYTGILFKFPPSEVVGKWYHLQFSFNQATRITTLKINGQLAGSTTMPASLGNHLRIFFGANHYKQCNTFDLPTMRLRDIQIAQAGKTQYHWPLRQHDGEKEFDLISHSKAVIEHPIWLAKAYSEWNTRQTITVNGNAGVTFDKENGILYITGSDSLYQFTCNGNKLSAVPLAQSSILPAGNVTEFDTKRHQLLNYFVDEQQVARFDNTQHTWSNPVEGNKVTGFWQHSHFYSPYDSSLYIFGGYGHYHYTAEVQKYSTADDQWKTVVAKGDKFAPRYMAALGATEKGDSAYILGGHGSATGDQLLNPENFYDLLLFDVKTHTFKKIYTLDKPEVPIAFGNTMVIDTKERAYYALSYANDRMASALQLIKGSLDKPAYEKLGNELPYQFYDIKSSAALYYYARGQELIAVTLYNPENNVTTIKINTILFPPVLLMHDEGVGVKNYQYLLWGLLVLTSLLIGLSLWRKKLEQTAPRITIYHLPEPPIKAPVFRVIELPAPVEKKNASIYLFGHFTVIDKEGNDISKLFSPLVKELFLLIFLHSSFGRKGISSEKINEILWTGRSVKDAKNNRSVNMVKLKNILEKLGDYSLAKENGKWKLTFEEGVYVDIRHSHQLMEDHHIAQLVQVCGRGGLLMETDYSWLDKFKSDLGTELLNIFTRHLDEHAEQLHPEQIIQTCDSMLHFDSLCEEAVMYKCRALVTMHQHATARSLFRNFKNEYEQIYGEPFEKDYMAVMVND; encoded by the coding sequence ATGCCAGGGCTTACCTCTTCTGATGTAGTAAAAAACCATCTATTTATTACTACTATTCTGTTGTCGCTGTTCGCATTATTGCCATGTGGTTTATATGCGCAAGATGTGTATGGGCTTGAGTTTGCAGGTAAAAAAATTGCACAGGAGTTACGTACTTCATTGAATCTTTTTCCAGACAACCCGCTTACTGTAAAGGACGATTGCGACCTTTCATTTGATCTCTCATTTGCACCGGGATATGATTCTTATTTCGGTTACATTTTTAGAATCACTAATGAACTGGGACAAAATACAGACCTTATATATAGTAACCAGACACAGTCCATTAATCTCGTATCCGGCGATGAATACACAGGTATTCTTTTCAAATTCCCTCCATCAGAAGTGGTAGGAAAATGGTATCACCTGCAGTTTTCATTCAACCAGGCTACGCGTATTACGACATTAAAAATTAACGGCCAACTGGCGGGAAGCACTACTATGCCTGCTTCTTTAGGAAACCATTTGCGCATCTTCTTTGGTGCAAATCATTATAAACAATGCAATACATTTGACCTGCCTACCATGCGACTGCGCGACATACAGATTGCACAGGCCGGCAAAACCCAATACCACTGGCCATTACGACAGCATGATGGAGAAAAGGAATTTGATCTGATCAGTCATAGCAAAGCAGTAATCGAACATCCTATCTGGCTTGCAAAAGCATATAGTGAATGGAATACCCGGCAAACAATTACTGTAAATGGTAACGCTGGCGTAACATTCGATAAAGAAAATGGCATATTATATATAACAGGTAGTGATTCCCTCTATCAGTTCACCTGTAATGGAAATAAACTCAGTGCAGTACCACTGGCACAATCCAGCATATTGCCAGCTGGCAATGTGACTGAATTTGATACAAAACGACATCAACTCCTGAATTACTTTGTAGATGAGCAACAGGTAGCCCGGTTTGATAATACACAACATACATGGAGTAATCCTGTTGAAGGAAATAAAGTAACAGGATTCTGGCAGCACAGTCATTTTTATTCACCCTACGATAGCAGCTTATACATCTTTGGTGGTTATGGACATTATCATTACACAGCCGAAGTACAAAAGTATAGCACCGCAGATGATCAGTGGAAAACAGTCGTTGCAAAGGGCGATAAATTTGCACCAAGATATATGGCAGCACTGGGCGCTACTGAAAAAGGCGATTCGGCTTATATACTCGGTGGACACGGCAGTGCTACTGGCGATCAGCTCCTGAACCCTGAAAATTTTTACGACCTTTTATTATTCGATGTAAAGACCCATACCTTCAAAAAGATCTATACGCTGGATAAACCAGAGGTGCCCATAGCCTTTGGGAATACGATGGTGATAGATACAAAAGAACGTGCCTATTATGCACTGTCTTATGCGAATGACAGGATGGCGTCCGCATTGCAGTTAATTAAAGGGTCTCTTGATAAACCTGCATATGAGAAACTGGGCAATGAATTGCCTTACCAGTTTTATGATATTAAGTCCAGCGCAGCTTTATACTATTATGCAAGAGGACAGGAATTAATCGCCGTCACTTTATACAATCCAGAGAATAACGTCACCACAATAAAGATTAACACCATACTTTTTCCACCAGTATTATTAATGCATGACGAAGGTGTGGGAGTTAAGAATTACCAATACCTGTTATGGGGTCTGCTGGTATTAACCAGTTTATTAATCGGGTTATCACTGTGGAGAAAGAAACTGGAACAGACCGCCCCCAGGATCACTATTTATCATTTACCGGAACCGCCCATAAAAGCCCCGGTATTCAGGGTCATTGAACTCCCTGCACCTGTTGAAAAGAAAAACGCATCGATTTATTTATTCGGACATTTTACCGTCATCGATAAAGAAGGAAATGATATCAGCAAGTTATTCAGTCCGCTGGTGAAAGAATTATTCTTATTAATATTCCTGCATTCCTCATTCGGCAGAAAAGGTATTTCTTCCGAAAAGATTAATGAAATACTCTGGACAGGGCGATCAGTAAAAGATGCAAAGAATAACCGGTCGGTGAATATGGTGAAGCTGAAAAACATTCTTGAGAAACTAGGCGACTATAGTTTAGCGAAGGAAAACGGGAAATGGAAATTAACATTTGAGGAGGGTGTATATGTGGATATCCGGCATAGCCATCAGTTAATGGAAGATCACCACATCGCACAACTGGTACAGGTATGTGGCAGGGGAGGCTTACTGATGGAGACAGATTATAGCTGGCTGGATAAATTTAAATCGGACCTGGGTACAGAACTGCTCAATATTTTTACCAGGCACCTGGATGAGCATGCAGAACAGTTACACCCGGAACAGATTATACAGACCTGCGATAGTATGCTGCATTTTGATTCCCTCTGTGAGGAAGCGGTGATGTACAAGTGCAGGGCGCTGGTAACTATGCACCAGCATGCAACAGCGAGGAGTTTATTCCGGAATTTCAAAAACGAATATGAGCAGATATATGGGGAGCCATTTGAAAAAGATTATATGGCGGTGATGGTAAATGATTAA
- the dinB gene encoding DNA polymerase IV, with protein sequence MEQEANKKRKIIHIDMDAFYASVEQRDHPEYRGKPVIVGGSPNSRGVVATASYEARKFGVRSAMSSRRAVQLCPEGIFVYPRFDVYKEVSRHIREIFSRYTDLIEPLSLDEAYLDVSVDKQGIGSAIEIARLIKQAIKDELQLTASAGVSINKFVAKIASDMNKPDGLTFIGPSQINHFMEQLPVEKFHGVGKVTAEKMKKMGLHTGADLKRLSENEIKQYFGKPGAFYFRIVRGIDEREVQPHRETKSAGAEDTFPVDLTEVEEMNRELERIGTLVTTRLKRHNLKGRTITLKVKYSDFKQITRNQSLPFATDDLDIIVRTAKKLLAAVDHEDKPIRLLGISLSNFGEIIHINGNSSNSTQLSLFD encoded by the coding sequence ATGGAACAGGAAGCAAATAAAAAAAGAAAGATCATTCATATCGATATGGATGCTTTCTATGCTTCCGTAGAGCAGCGGGATCATCCTGAATACCGCGGCAAACCTGTTATCGTAGGAGGCTCCCCCAATAGCCGCGGGGTAGTTGCTACAGCCTCTTACGAAGCCCGTAAATTCGGCGTCCGTTCTGCCATGTCTTCGAGGAGAGCGGTTCAACTTTGTCCCGAAGGGATTTTTGTTTATCCAAGATTTGATGTGTATAAAGAAGTGTCCAGGCATATCCGGGAAATTTTCAGCCGGTATACAGACCTAATAGAACCTTTGTCATTAGATGAGGCCTACCTGGATGTGAGTGTGGATAAACAGGGGATTGGTTCGGCAATCGAGATTGCCAGGCTCATCAAACAGGCAATTAAAGATGAGCTGCAACTCACTGCATCCGCCGGCGTATCTATCAATAAATTCGTGGCAAAGATTGCCTCTGATATGAATAAACCGGATGGCCTGACTTTTATCGGACCGTCTCAGATCAATCACTTCATGGAACAATTACCTGTGGAAAAGTTTCATGGAGTGGGAAAAGTGACAGCAGAGAAAATGAAGAAGATGGGATTGCATACCGGTGCGGATCTGAAACGATTATCGGAGAATGAAATCAAGCAGTATTTCGGAAAACCAGGAGCGTTTTATTTCAGGATTGTAAGAGGGATTGATGAGAGAGAAGTACAACCACACAGAGAAACAAAATCAGCAGGCGCAGAAGACACTTTTCCGGTCGATTTAACGGAGGTTGAAGAGATGAACAGGGAGTTGGAAAGGATCGGAACACTGGTCACTACGCGGCTTAAAAGGCACAATTTAAAGGGGCGTACAATTACGCTAAAAGTAAAGTACAGCGATTTTAAGCAAATAACCCGGAATCAGTCATTGCCATTTGCAACGGACGATCTTGATATTATTGTAAGAACAGCGAAAAAGTTATTGGCAGCAGTAGATCACGAGGACAAACCGATACGACTATTAGGTATTTCTCTTTCCAACTTCGGAGAAATAATACATATAAATGGAAATAGCAGCAATAGCACACAGCTGTCATTATTCGATTAA
- a CDS encoding TonB-dependent receptor translates to MKRWLCILLFTCCVLNTYAQSRIVKGRVTDENGQPIIGATVKVLGTAIGAGTDEKGQFSLNATENPTLVISSIGFLSDTVQVPAQGDVRVAMKSNVSSLNDVVVVGYGTQKKINLTGAVTQVTGKVLENRPIPNLSQGLQGVIPNLNLTMGDGKPIQSPAYNIRGTTSIGQGGNALVLIDGVEGDPSMLNPSDVASISVLKDASSAAVYGARAAFGVVLITTKTPSKDKVTVTYSSNYSSKKPTTVPDMVSNGYQYATGFSDAWSAWNDYAQTPQNINKTQKFSAAYLAALKEHNDNPALSKTELDGNGNYVYYGNTDWYDLLYKNHTSAMDQNLSVSGSSGKASYYITGRYYGQDGLFRFNSDDYKMYNMRAKGTIQLTPWLQIYNNTEYANRSYHNPLNVGEGGGIFRNMADEAHPTSMLLNPDGTLTYSAAYTVGDFYYGKNGINLYRQMFRNTTGFTANIYKNKLRINGNVTWQNITDDQKRRRVQVPYSAAPGVTAYVGTGYNDLMNSDSSTKYLATNLYAEYETNIGPNHYFKAMAGFNYEQSTGSGFSLTRNGLIYSDANDMNLALGSNISTAGGYEKWAIQGEFFRLNYAFKERYLLEVNGRYDGSSKFPTNQRYAFFPSVSGGWRVSREAFWKVPAKAISDLKLRGSWGSLGNGNINSYAFQEKFAITQSGRVINGVRPQQTGQPSVIPNGLTWETSTTRNIGLDLSALNDHLTFSGDMYTRVTTDMFTVGQTLPAVFGTDVPKGNYADLKTKGWEISLTWRDQFNVAEKPLHYSVTANLADYTATITKYNNTNNKLTDYYAGQKYGEIWGYENDGYWTADNVGKAAASQALFKASTSGQWLPGDIKFKDLNGDGVINNGTNTTGNPGDMKVIGNSTPRYTYGVGVNADWNNFFFGVFFQGVGKQDWWPGNENDVFWGQYNRPYNYMPKSQVGKIWSAENPNTYFPRYRGYVAQNGSGELYAKQTKYLQNVRYLRMKNIQVGYSLPKTLVSRAKLQSAKVYLSAENLFSWSPLYKVTKDLDVESIGRSDMITNPNPTDNAGNGNNYPILKSFTLGLNITL, encoded by the coding sequence ATGAAAAGATGGTTATGCATCCTTCTATTTACATGTTGCGTGCTGAACACATATGCACAGTCGCGTATCGTGAAAGGCCGGGTGACTGACGAAAACGGGCAACCGATTATTGGTGCAACAGTAAAAGTACTGGGCACTGCTATCGGGGCTGGTACTGACGAGAAAGGTCAATTCAGTCTGAATGCAACAGAAAATCCAACTTTGGTAATCAGTTCCATCGGCTTTTTGTCCGACACCGTACAGGTACCTGCACAAGGTGATGTTCGTGTAGCGATGAAAAGTAATGTATCATCCCTCAATGACGTAGTTGTAGTGGGTTATGGTACACAGAAAAAAATAAACCTGACAGGTGCTGTAACACAGGTAACTGGCAAGGTGTTGGAAAACCGCCCTATTCCAAACCTCAGCCAGGGGCTGCAAGGTGTAATCCCTAACCTGAACCTGACTATGGGCGATGGTAAACCTATCCAGTCACCAGCTTACAATATCCGTGGTACGACCTCTATTGGCCAGGGTGGTAATGCACTGGTACTGATCGATGGGGTGGAAGGCGACCCAAGCATGCTGAACCCATCTGATGTAGCCAGCATCAGTGTGCTGAAAGATGCATCTTCCGCTGCGGTATATGGTGCAAGAGCTGCCTTCGGGGTTGTGCTCATCACCACCAAAACACCTTCTAAAGATAAGGTGACTGTGACCTACTCTTCCAACTATTCCAGCAAAAAACCTACTACTGTACCTGATATGGTATCTAACGGGTATCAATATGCAACGGGCTTCAGCGATGCATGGTCTGCGTGGAACGATTATGCACAGACTCCTCAGAATATCAACAAAACCCAGAAGTTCTCTGCAGCTTACCTGGCAGCGTTGAAAGAACATAACGACAATCCTGCCCTGTCTAAAACAGAGCTGGACGGGAATGGTAACTATGTATATTATGGTAATACTGACTGGTATGACTTATTATATAAGAACCATACTTCAGCAATGGACCAGAATCTCTCTGTTTCTGGTAGCAGCGGTAAGGCCTCTTATTATATTACCGGTCGTTACTATGGTCAGGACGGTCTCTTCCGTTTTAATTCTGACGATTACAAAATGTATAACATGCGTGCCAAGGGTACAATTCAACTGACCCCATGGTTGCAGATATATAATAATACAGAATACGCCAACCGCTCTTACCACAACCCACTGAACGTAGGTGAAGGGGGCGGTATTTTCAGAAACATGGCGGATGAGGCACACCCTACTTCCATGCTGCTGAACCCGGATGGTACCCTGACCTATTCAGCAGCTTATACAGTAGGCGACTTCTATTATGGTAAGAATGGCATCAACCTGTATCGCCAGATGTTCAGAAATACCACTGGTTTTACTGCCAATATTTATAAAAATAAACTCCGCATCAATGGTAACGTAACCTGGCAGAACATCACTGACGATCAGAAGAGAAGAAGAGTACAGGTTCCTTATAGTGCTGCACCTGGTGTAACTGCCTATGTAGGTACTGGCTATAATGACCTGATGAATTCCGATTCATCTACCAAATACCTCGCTACAAACCTGTATGCAGAGTACGAAACTAACATTGGCCCTAACCATTACTTCAAGGCAATGGCAGGTTTCAACTATGAACAATCTACCGGTAGCGGTTTCTCCCTCACCAGAAATGGCCTGATTTATAGCGATGCAAATGATATGAACCTGGCACTGGGTAGCAATATCTCTACTGCCGGTGGTTATGAGAAGTGGGCGATCCAGGGTGAGTTCTTCCGTTTGAACTATGCCTTCAAAGAGCGTTACCTGTTAGAAGTAAATGGTCGTTACGATGGTAGTTCCAAGTTCCCTACCAACCAGCGTTATGCGTTCTTCCCATCTGTATCCGGTGGTTGGAGAGTGTCTAGAGAAGCATTCTGGAAAGTACCTGCTAAAGCGATCTCTGACCTGAAACTGCGTGGTTCATGGGGTTCACTGGGTAATGGTAACATCAACTCTTATGCATTCCAGGAAAAATTTGCAATCACACAGAGCGGTCGTGTCATCAATGGTGTAAGGCCGCAGCAAACCGGTCAGCCTTCTGTGATTCCGAATGGTCTCACATGGGAAACGTCTACCACCCGCAATATTGGCCTGGATCTGTCTGCACTGAACGATCACCTGACTTTCAGCGGTGATATGTATACCCGTGTGACTACCGACATGTTCACCGTAGGTCAGACACTGCCTGCAGTATTCGGTACAGATGTTCCAAAAGGTAACTATGCAGACCTGAAGACGAAAGGATGGGAAATTTCCCTGACCTGGAGAGATCAATTCAATGTAGCAGAGAAACCACTCCACTATTCAGTTACAGCTAATCTCGCCGACTATACAGCAACAATTACTAAATATAATAACACCAACAACAAGCTGACTGACTACTACGCAGGTCAGAAGTATGGTGAAATCTGGGGTTATGAAAACGATGGTTACTGGACTGCGGACAACGTAGGGAAGGCTGCTGCTTCACAGGCACTGTTCAAAGCATCTACCAGTGGTCAGTGGCTGCCAGGTGATATTAAATTCAAAGACCTGAATGGAGATGGTGTGATCAACAACGGTACAAACACGACAGGTAATCCTGGTGATATGAAAGTGATTGGTAACTCAACTCCACGCTATACTTATGGTGTAGGTGTGAATGCAGACTGGAACAATTTCTTCTTTGGTGTATTCTTCCAGGGTGTAGGAAAACAAGACTGGTGGCCTGGTAACGAGAACGATGTATTCTGGGGTCAGTACAACAGGCCTTATAACTATATGCCTAAATCACAGGTAGGTAAGATCTGGTCAGCAGAGAATCCAAATACTTACTTCCCACGCTATCGTGGTTATGTAGCACAGAATGGTTCGGGTGAACTGTATGCTAAGCAGACCAAGTACCTGCAGAATGTAAGATACCTGCGTATGAAGAATATACAGGTGGGTTATAGTCTGCCAAAGACACTGGTGTCAAGGGCAAAACTGCAGAGTGCAAAAGTATACCTGTCAGCAGAGAACCTGTTCTCCTGGTCTCCGCTGTATAAGGTTACCAAAGACCTGGATGTGGAAAGCATTGGTCGTTCCGACATGATCACCAACCCGAATCCTACAGACAATGCGGGTAACGGTAACAACTATCCGATTCTGAAGAGCTTCACATTAGGTTTAAACATTACCCTGTAA